One Desulfatitalea tepidiphila genomic region harbors:
- the tssG gene encoding type VI secretion system baseplate subunit TssG → MAHPAGRPGPPVAPDTPHRSGVRSTMPEALLKNPKEFSFIQAVRLLKQACAAPGAQDRESFLREQLRVRPYLSLGFPSNDLVDIQEPARKEDDAENAPRRFKLTATFLGLYGPSSPLPTYYTEELLSEQSEDKSVGRDFLDILNHGFFVLFILADTYYRLSRRVVEEDDREMVSRLFALAGLGHEEMREKVFNEPGALLRAMGLLTQFPRSAAGLRGLLADRIGAPVAVRQCTPREAVIPEDQCCRLSRSDNALGQNAWLGFTVTDAMGKIAISVGPMNAGMYQGYMPGRPEFDELVRLVRFYCTQPLIFDLEFILAPGEAQSARLGEEQWSCLGCDAWLAPDPKVAARAVFSDHGRL, encoded by the coding sequence ATGGCCCATCCGGCTGGGCGACCGGGTCCTCCTGTAGCCCCGGACACACCGCATCGCTCCGGCGTACGCTCCACCATGCCGGAAGCGCTGCTGAAAAATCCCAAGGAATTCTCCTTCATCCAGGCCGTTCGGCTGCTCAAGCAGGCCTGCGCCGCGCCGGGGGCGCAGGACAGGGAATCGTTCCTGCGGGAGCAGCTGCGGGTGCGGCCTTATCTCTCCCTGGGGTTTCCGTCCAATGACCTGGTGGATATCCAGGAGCCTGCCCGGAAGGAGGATGACGCCGAAAACGCGCCGCGCCGATTCAAACTGACCGCCACTTTCCTGGGACTCTACGGCCCCTCTTCGCCGCTGCCCACCTACTACACCGAAGAGCTGCTGAGCGAGCAAAGCGAAGACAAGAGTGTCGGCCGCGACTTTCTCGACATACTGAACCATGGCTTTTTCGTGCTGTTCATCCTGGCCGACACATACTACCGGCTCAGCCGCCGCGTGGTCGAAGAGGACGACCGGGAGATGGTGTCGCGCCTCTTTGCCCTGGCCGGGCTGGGCCACGAGGAGATGCGGGAGAAAGTCTTTAACGAACCCGGCGCCCTGTTGCGCGCTATGGGTTTGCTGACCCAGTTTCCTCGATCCGCGGCCGGGTTGCGTGGCCTGCTGGCCGACCGCATCGGCGCGCCGGTGGCGGTCCGGCAATGCACACCGCGCGAGGCCGTGATCCCCGAAGATCAATGCTGCCGCCTGAGCCGGTCAGACAATGCCCTGGGGCAAAATGCCTGGCTCGGATTCACGGTCACGGATGCCATGGGCAAGATCGCCATCAGCGTCGGCCCCATGAATGCCGGGATGTATCAGGGCTATATGCCCGGCCGGCCCGAATTCGACGAACTAGTCCGGTTGGTCCGTTTTTACTGCACCCAGCCATTGATATTCGATCTGGAATTCATCTTGGCCCCCGGAGAGGCCCAATCGGCGCGGCTCGGAGAGGAACAATGGTCCTGTCTGGGGTGCGACGCCTGGCTGGCGCCGGACCCGAAGGTGGCGGCCCGTGCCGTTTTTTCCGATCATGGACGGCTATGA
- the tssK gene encoding type VI secretion system baseplate subunit TssK has product MSDGPIYWHPGLFLQPQHFQMLQRQSGDALIPVTAGMAPFFWGVTSVTLNDGALAAGRLELSSLQVLFPSSAESIAFPGNAVCAGRQLSADAVPVNGAVTVYVGLRAMKPGQANVTEAETEAQMAAAPTRMAVPSTPEAIPDLYGNGPPAKVRRMAYVLNLVLENELDQAGDLELMPVARLLRQGDKITSDPEFAPPCLTLAAVPALDAIFREIRDRVLGKARQLEGYKNLTAGQPVSGDFTLLLMGLRTLSRFAARLDHAAASPCLSPWEAYGMLRELVAELSVFSLNVSVLGEDWQDKRLVPEYTHTRLGTCFRAARDLIAQLLEGISAGPRFVTRFAFDDPYWTADIPPQILAEGKTSGGSFWLVLHSASVPSNALADAARRLLKLSDPAGMGSLLVRALPGIPLTLSETPPAGMPRMQGAIYLRIGLESPLWAGVEKSGRICMHWSDAPQDLDAQLALLAR; this is encoded by the coding sequence ATGAGTGACGGCCCGATCTACTGGCACCCCGGACTTTTTCTGCAACCCCAGCACTTTCAGATGCTGCAGCGTCAATCAGGCGATGCCCTGATACCCGTCACCGCGGGCATGGCGCCCTTTTTCTGGGGCGTGACATCCGTGACCCTCAACGACGGTGCCCTGGCCGCCGGCCGGCTGGAACTCTCCTCGCTCCAGGTCCTGTTTCCCTCCAGTGCGGAAAGCATTGCCTTTCCCGGAAATGCCGTCTGCGCAGGCCGGCAGCTTTCCGCGGACGCCGTTCCGGTCAACGGGGCCGTGACGGTCTATGTGGGCCTGCGCGCCATGAAACCCGGCCAGGCCAATGTCACCGAAGCCGAAACCGAAGCGCAGATGGCCGCCGCGCCCACGCGAATGGCCGTTCCATCGACACCGGAGGCGATTCCCGATCTTTACGGCAACGGCCCGCCGGCCAAGGTCCGGCGCATGGCCTATGTATTGAACCTGGTGCTGGAAAACGAACTGGACCAGGCCGGCGACCTGGAACTGATGCCGGTGGCCCGTTTGCTGCGCCAGGGCGATAAGATCACGAGCGATCCCGAATTCGCACCCCCCTGCCTGACCCTGGCCGCCGTCCCGGCCCTGGACGCCATATTCAGGGAGATCCGCGACCGCGTGCTGGGCAAGGCCCGACAGCTGGAGGGGTACAAGAATCTTACGGCCGGCCAGCCGGTCTCCGGCGATTTCACCCTGCTGCTGATGGGGCTGCGCACCCTGTCGCGCTTTGCCGCGCGCCTGGACCACGCGGCGGCCTCGCCCTGCCTGTCGCCCTGGGAGGCGTACGGCATGCTTCGCGAATTGGTGGCCGAGCTGTCGGTCTTCTCCCTCAATGTCAGCGTCCTGGGCGAAGACTGGCAGGACAAACGACTGGTTCCGGAGTACACCCACACCCGGCTGGGGACCTGCTTCCGCGCGGCCCGCGACCTGATCGCCCAACTGCTGGAGGGCATCTCCGCGGGCCCGCGCTTCGTGACCCGTTTCGCCTTCGACGATCCCTACTGGACCGCGGACATTCCGCCCCAGATTCTTGCCGAAGGCAAAACTTCCGGGGGCAGCTTCTGGCTGGTGCTCCATTCGGCATCAGTGCCGTCCAATGCCTTGGCCGACGCGGCCAGGCGCCTGCTCAAGCTGTCGGACCCCGCCGGCATGGGGTCGCTGCTCGTACGGGCGCTGCCGGGCATCCCCCTGACTCTTTCCGAAACCCCGCCGGCGGGCATGCCCCGCATGCAGGGCGCGATCTACCTGCGCATCGGGCTTGAAAGCCCGCTGTGGGCTGGGGTGGAGAAAAGCGGCCGCATCTGCATGCACTGGAGCGACGCCCCCCAGGACCTGGACGCCCAACTGGCGCTGCTCGCGAGGTGA